ACTAAACATGTAGACGCCGTATGTGAAGGCTCAAGGGACGCGGGTTCGACTCCCGCCACCTCCACCATTTTATCAACGACTTACGCTATATTTGCCAATTTGAATTGGCAAATCTGAAAAAGAAGTCTACCTTAGCGGGTAGATCATGGCTAAACAAAGATTCAAAATTACCAAGTTCACCAACCCCGGCGGCGGGGAGGCTTGGCGGTTGTCCGGTACTCTGAATGGGGACCGTATCCGCAAGAACTTCAATAACCGGGCCGCGGCAGTTGCGGAGCGTCAGCAACTGGAAATCAAGTACCTCAACGACCAGTCGGACGGCCAGACTGTTTGGACCACTTTGACCCACGATCAGAACCGGGACGCGATCGCCGCTGTAAATCAGCTCAAGCAATCCGGTTCAACCAAGACACTCTCTTTTGCGGTGAACTACTTTATTCACCACTACAAGGAAGCCGCCGAAACCATGAAGGTCGAGGAAGCGGTATTCGAGTATGTCACCGAGAAGTCCCGCGAGTTTGAGCGGGGAATCATCTCCAGGCGGCAACACCGGGCCATCCGCATGGAAATGGACAAGCTCCAAAGCTCATTTATTCAATGTCCGGTAGTATGGATCCGGACGAGGTGAAGTTTTGTAAGCAGCTGGGCATTGCGTATGTCCAGACCAGCGCGGATGAAGGAGGTCATACCGCGGACAACTATCGTCGCATCCGTGAAAGGGCCGAATCGCATGGCCTGAAACTCTGGACCATTGGAAACGGCAGTCTAATGAAAATGGAGGAGGTGACACTTGGACTGCCCGGCCGGGACGAGAAAATAGAGGCATTCAAGCAGAACCTGCGCAATCTGGCCGCAGCCGGCATTAGGTATTTCAACTATGACCATTCGCCTCTTGGCACCTGGCGGGCGGAATCGGGGGAATACCGTGAGGGTGTCGAAACCCGGCTGTATGACGAATCCAAACCTATGATGCCGGTAAAGGGCCGGAAAATGAACCGCCCCGATCCCGACCGTGTTTTCACTGAAGAGGAGATCTGGGACAATTTCATTTATTTCATCAAACAAGTGGCTCCGGTTGCCGAGGAATGCAAGGTGCGGATTGGCATTCATCCCAATGATCCTCCAGGGGTTACTCTGGGGAATGTGCCTCGCTGTATTTTC
This Verrucomicrobiota bacterium DNA region includes the following protein-coding sequences:
- a CDS encoding mannonate dehydratase, translating into MSGSMDPDEVKFCKQLGIAYVQTSADEGGHTADNYRRIRERAESHGLKLWTIGNGSLMKMEEVTLGLPGRDEKIEAFKQNLRNLAAAGIRYFNYDHSPLGTWRAESGEYREGVETRLYDESKPMMPVKGRKMNRPDPDRVFTEEEIWDNFIYFIKQVAPVAEECKVRIGIHPNDPPGVTLGNVPRCIFSSFEGYKRALEIADSDYVGMCLCTGCWLQGGDSMGKDVIETIRYFGSRNKLFLVHFRNVSGTVPKFAETFLDDGYMDMYKVMQALVEVGYDGGLHGDHWPEMVGGPNVGTAYTVSYIKALVNSALSDARP